The Kwoniella dendrophila CBS 6074 chromosome 1, complete sequence genome contains a region encoding:
- a CDS encoding ATP-dependent Clp protease, ATP-binding subunit ClpX: MYVQTQILRISRAGPSGSARYITRTTTSAARNTEDAAPFTGWSVRSPRDLYNHLSKYVVGQEKAKRTLSVAVFNHYHRISPRLPPRDPPPPPPPPTPEKRQAPPIILDPPITPSSGSSRLSTWERPRREDFDPATWDPSRGGTQLEDGFKRDATKVTGADGTDPTLTHDLLTLRSREGQWARDGYFSARPPPPLPSLLGQSMKKRRSSTQETTDNSNEGNSAGRKGITVESEQEPRLPLIEDELPGSLDSKEEVIIEKSNVLMVGPTGTGKTLMAKTLAQILDVPFASCDATTYTQAGYVGEDVENCVLRLLQNAEFDVNRAEVGIIHIDEIDKLSRRGGGEFGSWGGGRDVGGEGVQQALLRLLEGTTLTLQAKGPAISSSPPSNPTNPSNPLGGAGPTSPGTTLGPKAESKAAYGDPPGWDPNNPMNRSLGGKKSVREGLPGFSSGGGAPGGKGETYVVDTSNILFVLSGAFVGLDQIVNRRLGKGSIGFGAPLPKKSSEPTSSTATLPLTGLSTPDLTTYGLIPEFLGRLPVISILSPLTLEDMIRILVEPRNALIKQYQSLFEKYGSQLRFTEKAIRELAKEGLNRGGGARGLRSIMEEVLADSMFEVPGSSVRYCLITESVIKHNEPALYFSRGQRIGFLQAIEDEDGVNIINQEIEDAEEEHERLSATG, translated from the exons ATGTACGTGCAGACACAGATACTGAGGATAAGTAGAGCTGGACCATCGGGGTCTGCAAGATATATAACTAGAACTACAACCAGTGCGGCGAGGAATACAGAGGATGCCGCTCCTTTTACCGGATGGAGTGTTCGTTCACCCCGAGAC CTATATAATCATCTCTCAAAGTATGTAGTTGGTCAGGAAAAAGCGAAACGAACCCTGTCTGTAGC CGTATTCAACCATTATCATCGAATATCCCCTAGACTACCTCCTCGTGACCCACCTCcgcctcctccacctcctacTCCCGAGAAACGTCAAGCACCACCGATAATCCTTGATCCACCTATCACGccttcttctggatcatcgCGCTTGTCAACATGGGAACGCCCGAGAAGGGAAGATTTTGATCCTGCAACTTGGGATCCCAGTAGAGGAGGTACACAATTAGAAGATGGGTTCAAGAGAGACGCGACGAAAGTTACTGGGGCAGATGGAACTGATCCTACTTTGACGCATGATTTGTTGACTTTACGATCTAGAGAGGGACAATGGG CGAGGGACGGTTATTTCAGTGCTAgacctcctcctcctctacCTTCTCTACTAGGACAGAGTATGAAGAAACGCAGGTCATCGACTCAAGAAACAACAGATAATTCAAACGAAGGTAATAGTGCCGGGAGAAAAGGAATTACTGTCGAATCAGAACAAGAACCTAGATTACCATTGATTGAGGATGAATTACCTGGATCATTGGAttcgaaagaagaagtaatCATTGAGAAGAGTAATGTTCTAATGGT TGGACCTACGggtacaggtaaaacattGATGGCTAAAACATTAGCGCAGATACTGGATGTTCCTTTCGC ATCATGTGACGCTACTACTTATACTCAAGCGGGGTATGTGGGTGAGGATGTAGAAAATTGTGTATTAAGATTACTGCAGAATGCAGAATTTGATGTAAATCGTGCGGA AGTCGGCATCATACACATTGACGAAATAGACAAATTATCTCGACGGGGAGGAGGTGAATTCGGATCATGGGGAGGAGGGAGGGatgtaggtggtgaaggtgtcCAACAAGCCTTATTAAGATTATTAGAAGGTACAACATTGACATTACAAGCTAAAGGCCcagctatatcatcttcGCCACCTTCGAATCCCACTAatccttcaaatccattGGGAGGAGCAGGTCCAACCTCACCGGGAACAACGCTTGGTCCAAAAGCAGAATCTAAAGCTGCTTATGGTGATCCTCCAGGATGGGATCCCAATAATCCAATGAACAGAAGTTTAGGTGGAAAGAAATCTGTCAGAGAAGGTTTACCTGGTTTCAGCAGCGGAGGAGGAGCTCCTG gaggaaaaggtgaaacaTATGTGGTGGACACTTCCAACATCCTGTTTGTCCTTTCTGGAGCGTTCGTCGGTTTAGATCAGATTGTGAATAGACGTTTGGGTAAAGGG TCTATAGGATTCGGAGCACCATTACCCAAAAAGTCAAGTGAACCTACATCATCCACAGCGACATTACCTTTGACTGGATTATCTACACCTGATTTAACTACATATGGATTAATACCTGAATTTTTAGGTAGATTACCTGTAATTTCAATCTTATCACCATTAACTTTAGAGGATATGATTAGGATTTTGGTTGAACCTCGAAATGCCTTAATCAAACAGtatcaatcattatttgagAAATATGGATCTCAGTTAAGATTTACGGAGAAAGCTATAAGAGAATTAGCAAAAGAAGGGTTAAatagaggtggtggtgcaagAGGTTTAAGATCTATCATGGAGGAGGTTTTAGCTGATTCTATGTTTGAAGTTCCTGGTTCT TCGGTTCGATATTGTCTTATCACAGAATCAGTAATCAAACACAATGAACCTGCATTATACTTTTCCAGAGGTCAAAGAATTGGTTTCTTACAAgctatagaagatgaagatggtgtaaatataatcaatcaagagattgaagatgctgaagaagaacatgAAAGATTGAGTGCTACAGGTTGA